The following proteins come from a genomic window of Dysidea avara chromosome 12, odDysAvar1.4, whole genome shotgun sequence:
- the LOC136240097 gene encoding integrase/recombinase xerD homolog, whose translation MFYQWTSVNTGVQVLDCDQSEYANMNRSSINIGMFFSFSVDVLTAGHWSILRNLEDQKLQDLAKALPSTVLRSKATSTTTKYLGAFKRWKLWSAEHKLPVFPANATHVALYLQHLGQAKGSKAAVEEAVNGIAWAHSMGGISSPTADPFVQSVLEGLKRSLAKPTIKKAPFTADLMKNIADDALRKGSLASVRLAAMCLIGFAGFFRYSELPNIRLSDIEFNPSHLKIRVTESKGDQLRQGDEVVIARAGSPQCPVAMLERYMEKAGISQGSEGFLFRGITSGKVQALIPTGKFSYTRFSELLKQKLKDLGFPPVEFSPHSLRSGGATAAAGAGVPDRIFKRHGRWKSENAKDGYVKDTLEKRLSVTKKLGL comes from the coding sequence ATGTTTTACCAGTGGACCAGTGTGAACACTGGGGTTCAAGTACTGGACTGTGACCAGTCTGAGTATGCAAACATGAATAGATCGTCGATCAACATAGgcatgtttttttctttttctgtaGATGTATTGACAGCAGGTCATTGGTCTATTCTAAGGAACCTAGAGGATCAGAAGCTCCAGGACCTTGCCAAAGCACTACCATCAACTGTTCTACGGTCTAAGGCTACCTCAACCACAACCAAGTATTTAGGGGCCTTTAAGAGGTGGAAGCTGTGGTCAGCTGAACACAAATTGCCTGTATTTCCTGCTAATGCCACACATGTGGCCCTGTATCTGCAGCACTTAGGGCAGGCTAAGGGTTCAAAGGCAGCAGTAGAGGAAGCGGTAAATGGAATAGCTTGGGCTCATTCCATGGGAGGTATATCGTCACCAACAGCAGATCCTTTTGTTCAATCTGTGTTGGAGGGACTTAAGAGATCCCTAGCCAAGCCGACTATCAAAAAGGCCCCATTTACTGCAGATCTGATGAAGAACATTGCAGATGATGCTTTAAGAAAGGGATCCCTAGCTAGCGTTCGTCTGGCAGCTATGTGTTTAATTGGTTTTGCCGGTTTCTTCAGGTACAGCGAGCTGCCCAACATTCGTCTATCCGACATAGAGTTTAATCCGAGCCACTTGAAGATAAGAGTTACAGAAAGCAAGGGTGACCAACTTAGACAAGGAGACGAAGTAGTCATTGCTCGAGCAGGGTCACCACAATGCCCAGTGGCCATGTTAGAGAGGTACATGGAGAAGGCGGGAATCTCACAAGGCAGTGAAGGATTCCTATTTCGGGGAATTACAAGTGGAAAGGTGCAAGCCTTAATACCAACAGGCAAATTCTCCTACACAAGGTTCTCTGAGCTCCTCAAACAGAAGTTAAAGGATTTGGGATTCCCACCAGTTGAATTTAGCCCACACAGCCTCAGATCAGGTGGAGCCACAGCTGCAGCAGGAGCTGGTGTCCCAGACAGGATCTTCAAGCGACATGGCCGTTGGAAGTCTGAGAATGCGAAGGACGGATATGTTAAGGATACGCTGGAGAAGCGTCTATCGGTCACCAAAAAGCTAGGACTATGA